Part of the Impatiens glandulifera chromosome 8, dImpGla2.1, whole genome shotgun sequence genome is shown below.
aataaaaggtAAGTAAAGCCAAATTCTGTTATGTTAATGGGTTAAGGTGGCGTAATGAGAAGGtaacacaataaataaataaataaataaataaataaataaataaataaataaataaataaataaataaataaataaataaataaataaataaataaataaataatattaattcacAAAATTAAATCCAACAAATACCAATACACATGCATCAATCtcccatttcttcttcttcttcatttttctctctcactGATCCAAATGACAAAACCCAACTCtctaattttctctctcttacttCTCATTTTCAATTTCTCTTACCTAATTATTAATGTCTCGCCGGCGCCGGTAACTCACACCGTTTCTAAAGATCAAATTACTTGTACTATGTGTGACGCCTGTGAAAACCCATGTCAACCCATATTCTCTCCTCCTCCGCCGTCTCCTCCGCCGCCATCTCCTCCGCCGCCGGTGCAGCAAGAATGTCCGCCGCCGCCTGCTCCACCACCACCTCCGGTGAAGCCTGACTGTCCGCCGCCGCCTGTTCCTAATTACTACTCACCACCACCCCCATCTCAGTCGATTCCTACATTTAGCTATTACTCTCCACCGCCGCCTGACGCCGGAGGGTACTATCCCGGCGGTGGAAATCCGCCGCCGCCAAATCCAATTGTTCCTTACtttccttattattattatacccCACCTGGGTCTAATTTCGTCTCTGCTGCCTCTGATCGGGAACTCAAGGTTGCTGTTTTCTCTGTTATCTTCACCACCATGACCATGTTCTTTATCATGATCATGATCCATTGATTGATTACTAGTTAGTGTACGTACCAGTACAGAAGACGGAAGAAATTAACCGGTTGAGAATTGAATCAATCGAACCATGAATTCGCGGCAACAAATACTATAAGAATAAGGATTGTTCTAAACTCTCTCATGCAGCAGGCTGATTATATCTCTCTTTTTAATctttcttgtttttgttaatgttCTGGGTTTTCCTTAATCATAATTGATACCCATTTGGACAAACTGATCATgtatcatcattatatattattattattattatcattagtTGTCTTTATTTCTTAATAGTTTTGTAAAAGAAACATTTTATTACAACTATGATAAGAACCCAACAATatcccaagatcaaacaagctctaagttaACATGATGAGGATTGTATTATTGGGAAAAGATAAAGCCATTTTCATGCGTGAGAATAGAGCAAATTTGGGGATTGAGTGTTGACTATGTATAATGTATGATAGAGTTGGGACTTGGGGACCAGCCCAACCGGTGAAGTTGGCAATTAAGTGAGAATTGGTACTAATGGTGGGACCAAATTGATTTAACCATACTATTAGGTTATGGGAAAAGACAATAGGGCAAATCGGGTAGGTAAAATGCATTTCTTATTtgggaatttttttttcaaccatcCCTATATTggtaatgtattttttttttttttttaaataaaagagaacTAACATTAACATGAGACCCCACTGACATTGTCCCCGCTTAAGCTTAAAATGCTTCCAAATAGAATTGAACCCGTGACCTTTGATCTCTTAATCCAACTCTTACCACTAGGGTGTATATTggtaatgttatatattagtGCGCGGAACAAAATCAAGGTGAGATCGGGACAGAAGACACAAATATATCATACCCTAATATGGGGACAAtagacacaaatatcatcccacCCTGATCAACTACCAATTAAATTGTGGAAAAATCGCTTAGGACCATTCAAATTGAAAACTGCATATGACAATTCATAATTATAGAGGTAGagagaataatttgttttagaTCTTTTCATGAAATTTGATGTTGAAAAATTGTCATAAAATCTagactaaaaattaaattaaaaaaaaataaaaaattcaaatgaacCAACTATCataaaatgttttgattttagttctttatcaaaataatttgaatttaagcAACAAAAAGCAtgatacaaattttattttattaatcaaattccACTTCAAGCAGCACTAGGCAGGGTTTCTCAATCGATATCTTACTGGTCAGATGATGTTCGAATACCATGTCGCTTGAAATATTCCCGAAACCCATATGTACTCATATCGTAGTTGAACtgcaaatttttcaaaatatacataatcAATACTTGATATTTCTTAAAACAGTAAAATTTTACTAAAAGAAGATGAAACTTACAGGCAAAACTTTGACAGAGTACTTAGTAGTATTTGGATCAACTGCTCTTCCTTGACTGGCAGCAGTCTGAAGTAGAGAGAATACATTATATAGTAAAGTTCCATTTGAGTCTTTCAGTTTTCGATGAAAATACTTTCAATCGAGGCCAAACTTACTCGTTCAGGGCTATGAAATATTTCAACGAAGGGGTAGTCAGTCTTCTGTCTAGACATGCAGAATCCAGGATATTTTGGACACTCGACCTGAAAAGAAACATTAGAAGGAAAATAGAACCCGTTAAGATTATACAGAAAACAGAAACATTTAGAGATCTGAAATATATATAGCAAAGTCGAATTGGATCGTGACTTACACGAACAACTTTAACATTAGGATGGAATTCAACAGCTGCTTCCTCAAGCACTTTGTCAAGATGTTGTGAATAATTGCTcctgtaagatatttaaaataagcTACCTAAATCTTGTCATTTGTTTTTATAGAacgaacaaacaaacaaaccaccTTATAGTAAAAGCAACGACCACTGGATGACCTTCATGCAGAAGTTGGACAAATTCACGCTCTGAGGTGAAATGAATAACTTTTGATGGCCCAAGATCCTTGGGATAACCAGTATAATACCTTTGCATACAAGAAACAATCAAAGTGAAAACAAAGGCTTTGATTTCCAACAGTTCAAAGCTAGTGCTTAATGACATCTCCTCTTTTGAAGAACAGTCTAAAGAAATGGGTCATTCATTGTTCAACAGTATACATTAAAGCATGAAATTAAGCATACTTGCAGGTTGATCGAAGATTGATCATCATTCTATCGAAAAATGGAGATTCCGCCATGTGATGCAAGTGTAATAACCTGATCAGTACATTAGCCATAGGtcagttatatatatagatcctACTAGGAAAATAGACAT
Proteins encoded:
- the LOC124912557 gene encoding extensin-like, producing MTKPNSLIFSLLLLIFNFSYLIINVSPAPVTHTVSKDQITCTMCDACENPCQPIFSPPPPSPPPPSPPPPVQQECPPPPAPPPPPVKPDCPPPPVPNYYSPPPPSQSIPTFSYYSPPPPDAGGYYPGGGNPPPPNPIVPYFPYYYYTPPGSNFVSAASDRELKVAVFSVIFTTMTMFFIMIMIH
- the LOC124912305 gene encoding uncharacterized protein LOC124912305, whose product is MAESPFFDRMMINLRSTCKYYTGYPKDLGPSKVIHFTSEREFVQLLHEGHPVVVAFTIRSNYSQHLDKVLEEAAVEFHPNVKVVRVECPKYPGFCMSRQKTDYPFVEIFHSPERTAASQGRAVDPNTTKYSVKVLPFNYDMSTYGFREYFKRHGIRTSSDQ